The sequence below is a genomic window from Henriciella marina DSM 19595.
TATTTTGCTTTCTTCCGAACTCACCAGCATTCCTCCAAATACATGCCGACATATCCATCTGGCATCTCATTAAAGCTCAACCTTAAGAGATGCTCTACAGCTTACTGCGCGATCAAGCCACAAACCCGGTCTGATGCAGCTTATACAATCTGACGCGCCACTAATCCCACCCTCACGCGTTACCCGCTCTCGACACCCAATCCACAAGTCTCGAGAGCCCCGATGCGCAAACTCTATTTCGCCCTTCCCCTTCTCGCCCTGATCCCGCTGGCGGCGGCCTGCGCGCTCAACCAGCCGGATTACCGCGAAGCCAGCGGAGAGCCCGCCACCGTCGATGAGGTAGACCTCACCCGCTATGCTGGCACCTGGTATGAGATCGCCCGCTATCCCAACAGGTTCGAGAAGAACTGCATCAACACCACCGCGACCTATGACCTGAATGATGACGGCACGGTCAGCGTCGTGAATGAGTGCACCAACAGCGAAACCGGAGAGACAAAGCGCGCCGAGGGCACGGCCCGCATCGTCGACGGCTCGAACAATTCCAAACTCGAGGTCAAGTTCGCCCCCGACTGGGTGCCGTTCGCCTGGGGCGACTACTGGATCCTCGCGCTGGAGGCCGACTATTCCGCCGCCCTCGTCGGCTCTCCCGATGGCAAATACCTCTGGATCCTCGCCCGCGAGGAAGAACCAGACCAGGCCGTCATCGACCGCATGCTGAACGCCGCCCGCGAAAAGGGCTTTGCGACAGAGCCCCTGGTCTGGCGGCAATAAGCATACGTCCGCTCATCCCGGACTTGATCCGGGATCTCGTGAGACAAACTCCGACCTAAAGGCACGCCTTCCCTCTCCCGATTGCGGGAGAGGGGCTAGGGGTGAGGGCTCTGACGCTTGTGGCTGATGCACCGCCTGAGGCGACCTTAAGCGTTGCAGCCCTCATCCCCGACCCTTCTCCCGCATCCGGGAGAAGGGAGCAGGTCAGCATCACCCTTCCAGTCTTCGTCATCCCGGAAGCCCGCAGGGCTATCCGGGACCCAGACATTCGAAGCGCTGGGTCCCGGACCTGCGCTGGCGCACATTCCGGGATGACGCCGTCTCAGAAGTTACGCGCCACCTACCAACAACGCGTCCCCCTCTCCCGGTGGGAGAGGGGCCAGGGGTGAGGGCTTCAACGTTTCAGGCCTGATCTAATGTTGCATCACGCACGACCCTCAGAGCCCTCATCCCCGGCCCTTCTCCCGAATCCGGGAGAAGGGGGCGCGCCATCTCCCGCCACGCGTCACCCCCGACGGACAAGGTCCGTCTGGGGGTCCATCTCCTGCCCTCACCACCAGATGCAGATTTCAAGGTCAGAAGCTGGACTCTCAGACCGCTGCGCGGTCGAGAGTGACGCTCATTGAGCGCACTGAAACCCCGAGGAAACCCCAATTCCATCCCCATCCCCCGCACCTCGCCCTATCCTCAGCGCCGATGCTCGACTGGCCCACCCTTCTGAAATGCCATGCCCATGTGCCTGTCTGGTACTGGCCGGTGCTCTGGCATTACCTCGCCAGACTGGAGGCCACGGCGCAGATGTGCCGCGAGGAAGGCCGCACCGGGTTTGGCTGGCATCTGGAGCGCAATGGCGTGATCTGGATTTCCATCATGGGCGACAGCGAGGCCGAACGGCGTGCACGATGTGCCCTGCCGGCGGACTTCGACCGCACGCCCTGGGCACGGCTTGATCCGGATTTGCGTCCGGTCTGGCAGGTCTTTGAGACGAGCGGAACACGCCGCCTCGCCGAAACACCGCCCAAGCACCATGGCGACACCGCCGGTGCACTGCCGGTACACCGCCCCGCAACCGAAGCGCGCGCGCCGCCTATAATTAGAACCGATCATCCCCGCGCAGGCGGGGATCTGGTGCAGCAAGTTCTGAGCTAAATTGGATGAGACCCCCGCCTGCGCGGGGGTGAGCGGAATAAACAAACCAGACCAAAACACCGCCCTGCCCGCCAGCAGCGCGGCCGCACGTGCTGCCTAATCCAGCACTTTCACCATGAACACCGAATTGGGATCGTCCTTGTAATCACCGAACGGCCCGCAGGCGACAAAGCCGTGGCTTTCATAGAGGGCGCGCGCCGGCTGGAAGGCGGGCTGGCTGCCGGTTTCGAGGTAGACCCTTGAATAATATCGCTCTTCTGCGGTGGACATGATGTGGCGCAGCATCGACTTGCCAAGCCCGCCGCCCCTGAACTGGGCGACCGTGTGCATCGCCTTGATCTCTCCGGAGCGCCCATCCTTCAGGCGTTTCAGCGCGCCGCAGCCAACCAGCTTGTCGCCGTCGCGCATCTCCCAGACGGTGAGCTCGGGGGCTTTCATCGCCTCGATCTTCAGCGCATGGGAGCTTTCGGGCGGGGAGGTTTCGAGCATGAGGGATTTATGGGCGCCGATCAGGCCCCTGAAATCCTCTGCATTGAGGTCGGCAGGCGCGATGGATACCGTCATGTCGGCCTATTGAATGGCCCGCGCGGCGCAGACTGGCAAGTCAAAAAATTGAGACGGAGGCGGTGCTCTGGTGCCCGAAACCGGCCTGCGGGCGGCGTCTTGAATTCGTCCTCAAAAACGGTGAGGCTCTTTTCCATGTCATCCAGACCCCGCCTTCGCACCTCGCTTGTCTGTCTTCTGACGGCTGCATCCCTTACCGCCTGCGCGAGCCAGGAAGCGGTGCCCTACATGTCCAGCGAGAACGTCGCGAATGCGGCCTATACGGCGGGCTATAATGGCTCCGCCTCAGCCAACGGGACACCGCGGGTGAAACCGGCTTCGGTGCCGGCGGCGGAGATTCCGGCTGAACCGGACCCCTCTGGAGAAGAGCCCTCGCCCTCCTGACGCGGCATTGGGGGGGAACCTTCCGGTCTGAATACCCATTCATCCTGCAGTCAGCCAGAGCCTGTTAGGCTTTGCTTAACTGATTGAAGATGACCCGTATTGGAGACGCCATGTCCCGCTCATTCCGCCGCGCCGGCCTGTTTCTCGGCCTTCTGACCGCCGGCCTTCTGGCGACCGCCTGCACCACCTATGACAGCTATGGCTATTATGATGACGGCTATTACGACGGTGGCAACTATGACAGTTATGGCCCCGGCTACGTCTCCGACGGTTATTATGGCAGCGGCTATTACGGCGATGGCTATTATTATTCGGGCAGCTCGATCGTCTATTCGCAGAACGTCTATTATCCGACGCGTGCCGGCTGGCAGAACCGGCATAACCGCAACTATCGCCACCGCGATGCCCGGCCCTATCAACGCGGCTATCGCGGCAATGATGGCCGGCGCGGCGTACCTCAGCGCTACCGCGACCAGCGCCCTGACGACGCGCGCGACCAGAGACGCGACCGCGGCCAGCACTCCAACCGCGATCAGCGCCGCGACGGACGTGATGGCGATCGGGGTCGGCGGGGAGATCGTGGCAATGTTACCCGCGATCAGCGAACCGGCGCAGCGCTGCAGCGCGGCTCGCATAATGGCTATCGCAACCAGGGCAACCGGGATCAGCGTGGCCGCATGAATGCCGGGCAGGATAACCGCGTTCAGGGCAACCGCGATCGGGGCGAGCGGGGACGCGGAAACCGTGGACCGCGCAACGACGCCGCAGCCCAGCAGCGCAACCGCGCCGCTGCCGCGCAGCAAGCCCGCCAGGAACGTCGTGTCTC
It includes:
- a CDS encoding lipocalin family protein codes for the protein MRKLYFALPLLALIPLAAACALNQPDYREASGEPATVDEVDLTRYAGTWYEIARYPNRFEKNCINTTATYDLNDDGTVSVVNECTNSETGETKRAEGTARIVDGSNNSKLEVKFAPDWVPFAWGDYWILALEADYSAALVGSPDGKYLWILAREEEPDQAVIDRMLNAAREKGFATEPLVWRQ
- a CDS encoding GNAT family N-acetyltransferase is translated as MTVSIAPADLNAEDFRGLIGAHKSLMLETSPPESSHALKIEAMKAPELTVWEMRDGDKLVGCGALKRLKDGRSGEIKAMHTVAQFRGGGLGKSMLRHIMSTAEERYYSRVYLETGSQPAFQPARALYESHGFVACGPFGDYKDDPNSVFMVKVLD